In Arcanobacterium wilhelmae, the following are encoded in one genomic region:
- a CDS encoding DUF3097 family protein, translating to MRYSNDVLANFSRNPKAPEVPVEVGMLLEDPSSGYVGEVMRVAKVAGKWQMELEDRFNKRRSFFVGPGFWAEGKPVTLVPPKPATTTSGLKTVAGAQITASGSRAVAHEARVARPSRIWVEGKHDAELVSKIWGEDLAYVGIMVEELFGADHLLEILEVFGPDERHRAGVLLDHLVPGSKESRIAQAAMRKPGVLVLGHPYVDVWQAVKPSAVGIRQWPTVPRGEDIKVGTLTRLGWPHSNAEDIGLGWKRILDSVHSYTDLSPALLGRMEELIDFVTEGE from the coding sequence GTGCGTTACTCAAACGATGTATTGGCCAACTTTTCACGCAACCCGAAGGCGCCCGAGGTGCCAGTCGAGGTGGGCATGCTCCTCGAAGACCCGTCGTCGGGCTACGTCGGAGAAGTGATGCGGGTCGCGAAAGTCGCCGGAAAGTGGCAGATGGAGCTCGAGGATCGTTTCAACAAACGACGCTCATTCTTCGTGGGCCCGGGGTTCTGGGCCGAGGGCAAACCCGTCACCCTGGTCCCGCCGAAACCGGCAACAACGACGTCGGGGCTGAAGACGGTCGCTGGTGCGCAGATTACCGCCTCCGGCTCGCGAGCCGTTGCCCATGAGGCTCGGGTGGCACGTCCGAGTCGCATTTGGGTTGAGGGAAAGCACGACGCCGAGCTGGTGTCGAAAATCTGGGGTGAGGATCTCGCCTACGTGGGGATTATGGTCGAAGAGCTCTTCGGCGCCGATCATCTCCTCGAGATCCTCGAGGTGTTCGGGCCTGATGAGCGCCACAGAGCCGGAGTTCTCCTCGATCATCTTGTTCCTGGGTCGAAGGAATCACGAATCGCGCAGGCCGCCATGCGAAAGCCCGGCGTGCTCGTCCTCGGCCACCCTTACGTGGACGTCTGGCAGGCAGTGAAGCCCAGCGCCGTCGGCATCCGGCAGTGGCCAACCGTGCCACGCGGAGAGGACATCAAGGTGGGCACTCTCACACGGCTCGGCTGGCCGCACTCGAACGCCGAAGACATCGGGCTGGGCTGGAAGCGCATCCTCGATTCAGTGCACTCCTATACGGATCTCTCCCCCGCCCTCCTCGGGCGCATGGAAGAGCTGATCGATTTCGTCACCGAAGGCGAGTAG
- the hrcA gene encoding heat-inducible transcriptional repressor HrcA, producing MTDRKSIVLKAIVEDYVATREPVGSKAVVERHKLAVSPATVRNDMAQLEEAGLIVQPHTSAGRIPTDAGYRAFVDAIAKVKPLSKAQRTAINDMLSDAVDLDDVLSRAVRLLAQFTRQVAVVQYPSLTRVGLRHVELLLLAPRVILVVIITDAGRVEQRTISAVAEHTEAELAQVSRALNEACGGASLENLAGAALAAQETLPAPLRSIAAVVAETIDATLRTDVEERVVVAGTGNLTRYGIDPAEVAPVLDKLEEQVVLLRLLAHQAGGLGVRIGAENGADLGETSVVSTDYAGGHAGAVARLGVVGPTRMDYPGAMSSVYAVAQYLSHFLGETETD from the coding sequence ATGACGGATCGCAAGTCAATTGTTTTGAAAGCAATCGTGGAGGATTACGTTGCCACGCGCGAGCCCGTTGGCTCGAAGGCCGTGGTGGAACGTCATAAGCTCGCTGTCTCACCGGCAACGGTCCGCAACGACATGGCGCAGCTCGAGGAAGCAGGTCTGATCGTCCAGCCGCACACGTCCGCCGGACGCATTCCAACCGATGCTGGATATCGTGCATTCGTCGATGCGATTGCGAAGGTGAAGCCGCTGTCGAAGGCGCAACGCACGGCGATCAACGACATGCTTTCGGACGCGGTGGATCTCGATGATGTCTTATCTCGAGCCGTGCGCCTGCTCGCTCAGTTCACGCGGCAGGTTGCGGTTGTGCAGTACCCATCCCTCACGCGCGTCGGGCTAAGGCATGTCGAACTCCTGCTGTTGGCTCCTCGCGTGATCCTCGTGGTGATTATTACCGATGCTGGGCGCGTCGAGCAACGAACGATTTCAGCGGTTGCCGAGCATACGGAGGCTGAGCTGGCACAGGTTTCTCGTGCACTCAATGAGGCTTGTGGCGGCGCATCTTTAGAGAATCTCGCTGGCGCCGCCCTTGCCGCACAAGAAACCCTCCCCGCCCCGTTGCGTTCGATTGCCGCGGTCGTCGCAGAGACGATCGACGCCACCTTGCGCACCGACGTCGAAGAACGCGTCGTCGTCGCCGGTACAGGCAACCTCACCCGGTACGGCATCGACCCGGCGGAGGTGGCGCCCGTGCTCGACAAGCTCGAAGAACAAGTGGTTCTGTTGCGCTTGCTGGCCCACCAAGCAGGCGGACTCGGCGTACGCATCGGTGCCGAAAACGGTGCGGATCTTGGTGAGACCTCGGTGGTGTCCACCGATTATGCGGGTGGCCACGCGGGTGCCGTCGCGCGCCTTGGTGTGGTTGGCCCAACCCGAATGGACTATCCGGGCGCAATGAGCTCGGTGTATGCGGTTGCTCAGTACCTGTCTCATTTCCTTGGAGAAACTGAGACGGACTAA
- the dnaJ gene encoding molecular chaperone DnaJ, with amino-acid sequence MADYYEILGVSRDASPEEIKKAYRKLARKLHPDVAGPEGAEKFKEVTEAYDVLGNEEKRRTYDMGGADALHGGSFGGGAGFGFEDIFNSFFGGGMGGGRGPASRARKGGDTLVDLEISLEDVVFGGDHQFTYDAMIECNTCHGQMSEPGYSAETCTQCGGSGSIQKVTQSFLGQMVTQAACPTCRGYGTVITHPCHECAGEGRVRASRTTTVKIPAGVDNGMQIRVGGMGDAGLAGGPAGDLFAQVHVASHPLFERRGDDLLTTVEVPMTTAALGTDVTIETFDGDKSITIDPGTQSGKIISLAELGVGRLRRRGRGRLLVNVQVATPTKLTDEERSLIEKLAALRGEERTKVQGRTENSSVFSRLKDKFGGNA; translated from the coding sequence GTGGCAGATTATTACGAGATTCTCGGTGTTTCGCGCGATGCGAGCCCGGAGGAAATCAAGAAGGCGTACCGCAAGCTTGCGCGAAAGTTGCACCCCGACGTCGCCGGCCCTGAAGGTGCAGAGAAGTTTAAGGAAGTGACCGAAGCATACGACGTGCTCGGGAATGAGGAAAAGCGCCGCACCTACGACATGGGCGGTGCAGATGCGTTGCATGGTGGCAGCTTTGGTGGTGGCGCTGGCTTCGGTTTTGAAGATATTTTCAATTCCTTCTTCGGTGGAGGGATGGGCGGCGGGCGCGGCCCGGCGTCGCGAGCGCGCAAGGGTGGCGATACCCTCGTCGATCTCGAGATTTCACTCGAAGATGTCGTGTTTGGTGGCGATCATCAATTTACGTACGACGCCATGATCGAGTGCAATACTTGCCATGGTCAGATGAGCGAGCCAGGCTACAGTGCCGAAACTTGTACGCAGTGCGGTGGGTCGGGATCGATCCAGAAAGTGACGCAGTCGTTCCTGGGCCAGATGGTTACCCAGGCGGCCTGCCCCACCTGCCGTGGTTACGGCACCGTGATCACTCACCCGTGCCATGAGTGTGCGGGAGAGGGCCGTGTGCGCGCCTCGCGTACCACCACGGTGAAAATCCCGGCTGGCGTGGATAACGGCATGCAGATCCGCGTGGGTGGTATGGGTGACGCTGGCCTGGCCGGTGGGCCCGCAGGCGATCTGTTTGCTCAGGTACATGTGGCGTCTCACCCGCTTTTCGAGCGCCGTGGCGACGATCTCCTCACTACCGTTGAGGTCCCCATGACGACAGCGGCGCTCGGCACCGACGTCACGATTGAAACCTTCGACGGCGATAAGTCGATCACGATCGATCCGGGCACTCAGAGCGGGAAGATCATTTCCCTCGCTGAACTCGGCGTGGGCAGGCTCCGCCGCCGCGGGCGTGGGCGTCTCCTCGTGAACGTGCAGGTTGCAACGCCAACGAAGCTGACCGACGAGGAACGCTCGTTGATTGAAAAGCTCGCCGCGCTTCGTGGAGAGGAGCGCACCAAGGTGCAGGGCCGAACCGAGAATTCCTCGGTGTTTTCGCGTCTGAAGGATAAGTTCGGAGGCAACGCATGA
- a CDS encoding 16S rRNA (uracil(1498)-N(3))-methyltransferase → MTLPVYVDRELKPLEAGTLVSLRGEEARHAATVRRTRVGEELDIVSGRGVRVRVEVTATSKDSLTGRVLESVEELPSDPQIVLVQALAKGGRDEQAVETATEFGVDHVIPWESDRAIVSWSHPGKAEKGRTKWEAVALAAAKQSRRSWVPTVGEPVSTKQLAQWIRSEKAMGGRIFVCHESATTPLVEKLEQRTQLAGDVAPRTTVVVGPEGGITDLELALLADAGGEVVLLGKHVLRSATAGPWAIAVLRALGGK, encoded by the coding sequence ATGACCCTGCCAGTCTACGTCGATCGCGAGCTGAAGCCGCTCGAAGCGGGTACGTTGGTGTCGCTTCGCGGTGAGGAGGCTCGTCACGCGGCCACCGTTCGTCGTACCCGTGTCGGCGAGGAGCTGGATATCGTTTCCGGGCGTGGGGTGCGCGTACGCGTCGAGGTGACGGCGACGTCGAAGGATTCCTTGACGGGCCGGGTACTGGAGTCTGTGGAGGAGCTTCCGTCGGATCCCCAGATCGTGCTCGTTCAAGCGCTCGCTAAGGGCGGGCGCGACGAACAGGCGGTAGAAACAGCCACTGAATTCGGCGTGGACCACGTCATCCCGTGGGAGTCGGATCGGGCAATCGTTTCCTGGTCTCATCCGGGTAAGGCCGAGAAGGGGCGTACCAAGTGGGAGGCGGTCGCGTTGGCTGCTGCGAAGCAGTCACGTCGTTCCTGGGTTCCAACCGTTGGCGAACCGGTTTCGACGAAGCAGCTTGCACAGTGGATCCGGTCGGAGAAGGCGATGGGCGGCCGGATTTTCGTGTGCCACGAGTCTGCAACCACCCCGCTCGTCGAGAAACTCGAGCAGCGGACGCAACTCGCCGGCGACGTCGCGCCGCGCACCACCGTCGTCGTCGGCCCTGAGGGCGGGATCACGGATCTTGAGCTTGCACTCCTCGCCGACGCCGGTGGGGAAGTCGTGCTTCTGGGCAAGCATGTGTTGCGCTCGGCGACCGCAGGCCCGTGGGCGATCGCTGTCCTTCGCGCTTTGGGAGGAAAATAA
- a CDS encoding PhoH family protein, with product MMETLNLVVPASVPMINLLGHDDDVLRTLEGGLAPVTFHVRGHKITLNGPGEDVAIAGRLVRELISVVVGGEHLTTDAVERAISITKSGLAKPTALMKADIVTAHGKTIRPKTLGQKSYVEAIDANAVTFGIGPAGTGKTYLAVAKAVVALMNKDVKRIVLSRPVVEAGESLGYLPGSLNDKIDPYMRPLYDALYDMLDPEAIVKLLAAGTIEIAPLAYMRGRTLSDSFVILDEAQNTTREQMKMFLTRLGFGSKMVITGDLTQVDLPRKATSGLLLARRILRGVDNVAFADFGSADVVRNRIVADIIDAYTRYEEDES from the coding sequence ATGATGGAAACGCTGAATCTGGTCGTGCCGGCGTCAGTTCCGATGATCAACCTGCTCGGGCACGACGACGACGTGCTCCGCACCCTCGAGGGTGGGCTCGCACCTGTCACGTTTCACGTTCGCGGGCACAAAATCACTCTCAATGGGCCAGGAGAAGATGTCGCGATTGCCGGTCGCCTTGTGCGCGAGCTGATTTCGGTCGTCGTGGGAGGGGAACATCTCACCACGGATGCCGTGGAGCGCGCGATTTCGATCACGAAATCGGGCCTTGCGAAGCCGACTGCCTTGATGAAAGCGGATATCGTGACCGCTCATGGCAAGACGATTCGTCCGAAGACTCTCGGCCAGAAATCGTACGTTGAAGCGATCGACGCGAATGCGGTCACCTTCGGCATCGGCCCCGCGGGCACCGGGAAAACTTATCTGGCTGTGGCGAAGGCCGTCGTCGCGCTCATGAACAAGGATGTCAAGCGCATCGTACTCTCGCGCCCGGTGGTCGAGGCCGGAGAATCTCTCGGCTACCTGCCAGGGAGCCTCAACGACAAGATTGATCCCTACATGAGGCCGCTCTACGACGCGCTGTATGACATGCTCGATCCTGAGGCGATCGTGAAACTGCTCGCTGCAGGGACCATCGAAATCGCCCCGCTTGCCTACATGCGCGGGAGAACGCTTTCTGATTCATTTGTGATCCTCGACGAGGCACAGAACACCACGCGGGAACAGATGAAGATGTTTCTCACGCGCCTCGGTTTCGGCTCGAAAATGGTGATCACGGGTGATCTCACGCAGGTGGATCTTCCCCGCAAAGCCACCTCGGGCCTGTTGCTCGCACGCCGGATTCTTCGTGGAGTGGACAACGTTGCTTTCGCAGATTTCGGCTCAGCCGACGTTGTTCGAAACCGCATCGTTGCCGATATTATTGATGCCTACACACGCTATGAAGAGGACGAATCATGA
- the ybeY gene encoding rRNA maturation RNase YbeY, with amino-acid sequence MIEVNDESGYTPAPDLAEISSLATFVLGEMRVHPQADLNVIMIDDEAMAILHKKWMDLDGPTDVMSFPMDELRPAPLGEEPKPGMLGDIVVSPSVAAAQALKGGHATQEEILLLVTHGILHLLGYDHAEPEEKKEMFTLQRRLLLTFLASRRDDFQDGDIDLIAPPVE; translated from the coding sequence ATGATTGAAGTGAATGACGAATCTGGCTACACGCCTGCCCCTGACCTGGCAGAAATTTCATCCCTGGCCACGTTTGTGCTGGGCGAAATGCGCGTGCATCCGCAGGCTGATTTGAACGTGATCATGATTGATGATGAGGCGATGGCGATCCTTCACAAGAAGTGGATGGATTTGGATGGTCCAACTGATGTGATGTCGTTCCCGATGGACGAGTTGCGTCCCGCTCCACTGGGTGAGGAGCCAAAGCCTGGAATGCTAGGAGATATTGTGGTTTCGCCGTCGGTGGCGGCCGCCCAGGCGCTCAAGGGCGGCCACGCCACGCAGGAAGAAATCCTACTCCTCGTCACCCACGGCATCTTGCATTTGCTCGGTTATGATCACGCCGAGCCGGAGGAGAAGAAGGAGATGTTCACGCTTCAGCGCAGGCTGTTGCTCACGTTCCTCGCCTCTCGCCGCGACGATTTCCAAGATGGCGATATTGATCTCATCGCCCCGCCGGTGGAGTGA
- a CDS encoding hemolysin family protein — MGSVYLGLLALLALVALLSSVYTTLVGAALTRISRSQASHAHAQGAKYILRVVEQRPAAASAVNLIYGIQVAVFAIAATLAIDTLTESWWITLVICAGGTFVLFPLLRILVPASIGHKHPVAIIAAAGGFLLFVTWFTAKFVREREPADEEEREAYEESARTAMVERVAESKAVDDDERSLLESVFKLSSTRVREVMVPRTDMITIDSQESLDKAVSLFVRSGFSRVPVAGESVDDLLGVLYLKDAISKLHGKTLEPASITQIMRSPVFVPETMMADDLLHQMQSDSNHIALVVDEYGGIAGLVTIEDLLEELVGEMNDEHDRALPELQELGDGTYRLPARMPISEVGELFDLELEDDDVDTIGGLLTKALGRVPIWGSKVEVQGLALVADGFEGRRKRLAWVRANTVEEENE; from the coding sequence ATGGGGAGCGTTTACCTCGGTCTCTTAGCCCTTCTCGCGCTCGTCGCGCTGTTGTCGTCGGTGTACACCACGCTCGTTGGTGCGGCCCTGACGCGTATTTCGCGCTCCCAGGCTTCGCACGCGCATGCGCAGGGCGCGAAATACATTCTTCGTGTCGTTGAGCAGCGCCCGGCGGCGGCGTCGGCAGTGAACCTCATCTACGGCATCCAGGTGGCGGTGTTTGCGATCGCCGCCACGCTTGCGATCGATACGCTCACCGAAAGCTGGTGGATCACGCTTGTGATCTGTGCGGGGGGCACGTTCGTCCTATTTCCTCTCTTACGCATCCTGGTACCAGCATCGATCGGGCACAAGCATCCGGTTGCGATCATCGCGGCTGCCGGCGGGTTTTTGCTGTTCGTCACCTGGTTTACGGCGAAGTTTGTGCGCGAGCGCGAACCAGCGGACGAGGAGGAGCGTGAGGCCTACGAGGAGAGCGCTCGCACCGCGATGGTGGAGCGCGTTGCCGAGTCAAAGGCAGTGGACGACGACGAACGCTCCCTCCTGGAGTCGGTGTTCAAGCTGTCGAGCACGCGTGTACGTGAGGTGATGGTGCCGCGCACCGATATGATCACGATTGATTCCCAGGAGAGCTTAGACAAGGCGGTGTCGCTGTTTGTGCGCTCCGGGTTCTCTCGTGTCCCGGTCGCGGGGGAATCTGTGGATGATCTCCTCGGCGTTTTGTATCTGAAGGACGCGATCTCGAAGCTACATGGCAAAACGCTCGAGCCCGCTTCGATCACGCAGATCATGCGTTCGCCCGTTTTTGTTCCAGAAACGATGATGGCCGACGATCTGCTTCATCAAATGCAGTCCGATTCGAACCATATTGCTCTTGTGGTCGATGAGTACGGCGGTATCGCGGGCCTGGTAACGATCGAGGATCTGCTCGAGGAACTTGTTGGTGAGATGAACGATGAGCACGATCGGGCCCTGCCGGAGCTCCAGGAGTTGGGCGACGGCACGTATCGGCTCCCTGCCCGCATGCCGATTAGTGAGGTTGGCGAGCTGTTTGATCTCGAGTTGGAAGACGACGACGTCGATACGATCGGTGGCTTGTTAACGAAGGCTTTGGGGCGGGTTCCGATTTGGGGAAGCAAAGTCGAGGTTCAGGGATTGGCCCTGGTCGCCGATGGCTTTGAAGGACGTCGCAAGCGGCTCGCGTGGGTGCGTGCGAACACAGTGGAGGAAGAAAATGAGTGA
- the era gene encoding GTPase Era — protein sequence MSEDFRAGFVAIVGRPNAGKSTLTNAMVGEKIVITANQPETTRRAVRGIVQRPNGQLILVDTPGLHRPRTLLGERLNDMVRDSLEDVDAVVMCLPADEKVGPGDKYLLGVVAHANAPVYAVITKVDKVSRDALAAKIIEVSQIGDFAEIVPVSAVKDEQVDLLASLILQKMPPSPPLYPSDSVTDASEEDRIADLIREASLEGVRDELPHSIAVVIEEMEERPRRRGDNRPPIVDIQASIFVERDSQKGIVIGKGGSRLRTVGSQARAGIEQILGKRVFLSLRVKVAKDWQRDPKQLGKLGF from the coding sequence ATGAGTGAGGATTTCCGCGCAGGTTTCGTGGCGATCGTGGGCCGGCCGAATGCGGGTAAGTCGACGTTGACAAACGCGATGGTGGGCGAGAAGATCGTCATCACCGCAAATCAGCCCGAGACCACCCGTCGTGCAGTGCGCGGCATCGTTCAGCGTCCGAACGGGCAGCTGATCCTCGTCGACACCCCGGGTTTGCACCGTCCGCGTACGCTCCTGGGGGAGCGTTTGAACGACATGGTTCGCGATTCCTTGGAAGATGTGGATGCCGTGGTGATGTGCCTACCTGCAGACGAGAAAGTGGGTCCTGGCGATAAGTATTTGCTCGGCGTCGTCGCCCATGCAAATGCCCCTGTCTATGCCGTCATCACGAAGGTCGATAAAGTCAGTCGCGATGCGCTTGCCGCCAAGATCATCGAAGTCTCGCAGATCGGTGATTTTGCCGAGATCGTCCCGGTCTCGGCGGTGAAAGACGAGCAGGTGGATCTCCTCGCGTCGTTGATTCTCCAGAAGATGCCTCCCTCGCCGCCGCTATACCCGAGCGATTCGGTCACCGATGCTTCAGAAGAAGATCGCATCGCGGATCTGATTCGTGAGGCATCGCTGGAGGGTGTGCGCGATGAACTGCCCCATTCGATCGCCGTCGTGATCGAGGAGATGGAGGAGCGCCCGCGACGCCGTGGAGATAACCGCCCGCCAATTGTCGATATCCAGGCGTCAATCTTCGTCGAGCGTGATTCGCAAAAGGGAATCGTGATCGGGAAAGGCGGTTCGCGCCTGCGAACGGTTGGTTCGCAAGCCCGCGCCGGGATCGAACAGATTCTCGGGAAAAGGGTCTTCCTTTCGCTGCGCGTGAAGGTAGCGAAGGATTGGCAACGCGATCCCAAGCAACTCGGGAAGCTCGGCTTCTAG
- the recO gene encoding DNA repair protein RecO translates to MSVKTYRVHAIVLRHQDLGEADRIVTLFTRERGIVRAVAKGVRRTKSRFGARLEPFSLVDLQLYEGRSLDVVTQAESIHQFGRKIVASYEAYTSASAMVEVTERLLPAEGEPDAELFRLLHGALAAVASGDRAPDLLMNSYIVRALAHAGWELAIFECAKCAIEGPHEAFNVYAGGAVCDDCRPAGSATPSVETWQLLAALSVGDWRIATQADESARKAAAGLIAAYAQFQIERSVRSLKLANR, encoded by the coding sequence ATATCGGTGAAAACTTACCGTGTACATGCGATCGTGCTTCGCCACCAAGATTTGGGCGAAGCCGATCGTATTGTCACGTTGTTCACCCGTGAACGGGGAATTGTGCGAGCTGTGGCGAAGGGTGTCCGTCGCACAAAGTCGCGCTTCGGAGCGCGCCTTGAGCCCTTTTCGCTTGTCGATCTTCAGCTCTACGAGGGGCGCAGTCTCGACGTCGTGACTCAAGCAGAATCGATCCACCAGTTCGGTCGCAAAATTGTGGCGTCGTATGAGGCATATACATCGGCGTCGGCAATGGTGGAGGTCACGGAGCGGCTTCTTCCTGCGGAGGGCGAACCCGACGCCGAACTGTTCAGACTTCTTCATGGCGCACTGGCTGCGGTGGCAAGTGGTGATCGCGCGCCGGACCTACTGATGAACTCATATATCGTCCGGGCGTTGGCGCACGCAGGTTGGGAGCTCGCGATCTTCGAGTGTGCAAAGTGCGCAATTGAGGGACCACACGAGGCCTTCAACGTGTACGCGGGTGGCGCAGTGTGTGATGACTGCCGTCCGGCCGGCTCTGCCACCCCGTCGGTGGAGACATGGCAGCTCCTGGCAGCCCTATCAGTCGGGGATTGGCGTATTGCCACTCAGGCAGACGAATCGGCGCGTAAAGCTGCTGCCGGTTTGATCGCTGCCTATGCGCAGTTCCAGATCGAAAGGTCGGTCCGCTCACTGAAGTTAGCAAACCGGTAA
- the uppS gene encoding polyprenyl diphosphate synthase, with protein sequence MKPPSHPSGAMPPNVTPPAHVAIVMDGNGRWANARGLPRTEGHKAGELSLMEVIAGCIEAGVKVLSVYAFSTENWKRSPREVAFLMNYSRDVIRSRRSELNDWGVKVVWSGRVPRLWKSVIKELKAAEEVTASNSTMVLNFCCNYGGRAEIADAAAALAADVAAGIVRPKDVDPALLGRYMYQPDLPDVDLFIRSGGEQRTSNFMLWEAPYAEYMFVPEPWPEFDRLVLWRCIEQFGSRERRFGGAEDKVAK encoded by the coding sequence ATGAAACCACCATCGCATCCCTCCGGGGCAATGCCTCCGAATGTCACCCCGCCTGCGCATGTTGCCATCGTGATGGATGGAAATGGGCGTTGGGCGAATGCCCGTGGACTGCCGCGTACCGAGGGGCACAAGGCTGGCGAGCTGTCGCTGATGGAAGTGATCGCTGGATGTATCGAAGCAGGCGTGAAGGTGTTGTCGGTTTATGCTTTCTCCACGGAGAACTGGAAGAGATCGCCGCGTGAGGTGGCCTTCTTGATGAATTATTCGCGTGATGTGATACGTTCGCGGCGCTCTGAGCTCAACGATTGGGGCGTGAAGGTCGTGTGGTCAGGGCGCGTCCCGCGCCTATGGAAATCAGTGATCAAGGAGTTGAAGGCTGCCGAGGAGGTGACCGCCTCGAACTCCACGATGGTACTGAACTTTTGTTGCAACTATGGTGGGCGAGCAGAAATTGCCGACGCGGCTGCAGCTCTCGCTGCCGACGTCGCGGCTGGCATTGTTCGCCCGAAGGATGTTGATCCTGCGCTTTTAGGCAGGTACATGTACCAGCCGGATCTTCCCGATGTAGATCTTTTTATCCGCAGTGGCGGAGAACAACGCACATCGAACTTTATGTTGTGGGAAGCGCCGTATGCGGAGTACATGTTCGTCCCGGAGCCATGGCCGGAGTTTGATCGGTTAGTGCTGTGGCGGTGTATTGAGCAGTTCGGCTCGCGTGAGCGCCGGTTTGGCGGAGCAGAAGATAAAGTTGCGAAATAG
- a CDS encoding VIT1/CCC1 transporter family protein gives MAVIDTPAQAFTDAPLNTDFPVIEPTSIGGKLNWLRAGVLGANDGIVSIAGLVTGVAGASLTGHALLAAGIAGVGAGALSMAAGEYVSVSTQRDSERAAIARQRVFIDSDPQGAERKLAGMIAGRGISKPVAAKIARELSVRDPYEAHAHYEYGLDADELTNPWHAALASMLAFVLGSIIPMAAILLSPVSVAVIVTVIAVSIALAITGGVSASLGNAPIVPAVIRNILWGNAAMWVTYGVGYLLGAPTA, from the coding sequence ATGGCAGTTATCGATACTCCAGCGCAAGCATTCACTGACGCGCCGCTGAACACCGACTTCCCCGTCATCGAGCCCACCTCGATCGGCGGTAAGCTGAACTGGCTCCGTGCGGGAGTCCTCGGCGCGAATGACGGCATCGTCTCCATCGCGGGCCTCGTGACCGGTGTCGCGGGCGCCTCTCTCACCGGACACGCTCTCCTCGCAGCCGGAATCGCTGGCGTCGGTGCTGGCGCACTCTCGATGGCCGCCGGCGAGTATGTTTCTGTCTCCACCCAGCGCGATTCCGAGCGCGCCGCCATCGCACGTCAGCGCGTCTTTATCGACTCCGACCCGCAAGGTGCCGAACGCAAGCTCGCCGGCATGATTGCCGGGCGCGGAATCTCCAAGCCTGTCGCCGCAAAGATCGCACGCGAACTCTCGGTACGCGACCCATACGAGGCACACGCCCACTACGAGTACGGACTCGACGCCGATGAACTCACCAACCCGTGGCACGCAGCGCTCGCCTCCATGCTGGCGTTCGTCCTCGGCTCCATCATCCCAATGGCCGCCATTTTGCTCTCGCCGGTGTCGGTTGCCGTGATTGTCACTGTGATTGCAGTCTCGATCGCACTCGCGATCACCGGAGGTGTCTCGGCATCCTTGGGCAATGCACCGATCGTCCCTGCGGTGATCCGCAACATCCTCTGGGGTAACGCGGCGATGTGGGTCACCTACGGCGTTGGGTACCTGCTGGGCGCGCCAACAGCCTGA
- a CDS encoding SseB family protein — MPIPRDLTGGNPFAGDDGALEPALASAFVTDETHRAKEVVLSLGRVLIPVLPHEHPGRDELGKVVEHEKITVNACGTEDESLVKVPFPGGRDSLAVFSSAEAMRMWNPQARPVPAKIMTVASETLRLEIGLITLDPGLPSQTWIGRSAVVALATRTPWRAPWEDQRIADELNAGLGGEAVVTLKPSAAGATVVELAVGTVSRDDAMVAIASVTSLMENNEYVKARLDAVEIRPVA, encoded by the coding sequence ATGCCCATTCCTCGCGATCTCACTGGAGGTAATCCCTTCGCCGGTGATGACGGGGCGCTCGAGCCTGCTCTCGCTTCGGCCTTCGTCACGGACGAAACGCACCGTGCAAAGGAAGTGGTGCTCTCGCTCGGCCGCGTACTCATCCCTGTGTTGCCACACGAGCATCCTGGTCGCGACGAGCTGGGGAAAGTCGTTGAGCACGAGAAAATTACTGTGAATGCGTGCGGTACCGAAGACGAGTCGCTCGTGAAGGTGCCGTTCCCTGGTGGCAGGGATTCTCTCGCGGTCTTTTCATCTGCTGAGGCGATGCGAATGTGGAACCCGCAGGCGCGTCCGGTGCCGGCGAAAATCATGACGGTTGCCTCTGAAACGCTTCGTCTTGAAATTGGGTTGATCACTCTCGATCCAGGCCTGCCGAGCCAGACGTGGATCGGCCGTAGCGCCGTCGTCGCTCTCGCAACACGCACGCCGTGGCGCGCGCCGTGGGAGGATCAGCGGATCGCGGATGAATTAAATGCCGGGCTGGGTGGCGAGGCGGTCGTCACGTTGAAGCCGTCTGCCGCTGGGGCTACCGTTGTCGAACTTGCCGTCGGTACGGTCAGCCGCGACGACGCCATGGTGGCGATCGCGTCCGTGACCTCCCTGATGGAGAACAACGAGTACGTCAAGGCGCGTTTGGACGCCGTGGAGATACGTCCTGTCGCCTGA